The Fusobacterium necrophorum subsp. necrophorum genome has a window encoding:
- the cbiG gene encoding cobalt-precorrin 5A hydrolase: MKLAFWTVTRGAGEIAKEYAEILTSHFEEGEIVVYTLGKFSIIDTIQIKDFTMELEKEFQNYDTHIFLMASGIVIRKIAPLIKSKDTDPAVLLIDEGKHFVVSLLSGHLGGANEMTYRLSEVLNLIPVISTSSDVTGKIAVDTISQKLQAELEDLQSAKEVTSLIVDGKKVEILLPENVKIRKNPETNTNPEGVILLSNKKTLQITRLYPQNLILGIGCKKDTKAIEIVEAIETVMGKHNLDMRSVKHIATVDVKKEEAGLIRASEMLGKNLVIIGREEIKRVQHSFEGSDFVERNIGVRAVSEPVAYLSSSRTGHFLEKKAKYKGITISIYEEEIKSE; the protein is encoded by the coding sequence GTGACAAGAGGAGCAGGAGAGATTGCAAAAGAATATGCAGAAATATTGACTTCCCATTTTGAGGAAGGCGAGATAGTTGTTTACACTTTGGGAAAATTTTCTATTATTGATACTATACAAATAAAAGATTTTACAATGGAATTGGAAAAGGAATTTCAAAACTATGATACCCATATCTTTCTTATGGCAAGTGGAATTGTGATAAGAAAAATAGCTCCTCTGATAAAATCGAAAGACACTGATCCTGCTGTTCTCCTAATAGATGAGGGAAAACATTTTGTAGTTTCTTTGTTGTCCGGGCATTTGGGAGGAGCCAATGAGATGACCTATCGGTTATCGGAGGTATTAAATTTAATTCCCGTTATTTCAACAAGTTCAGACGTCACAGGAAAAATTGCAGTGGATACAATTTCTCAAAAATTGCAGGCAGAATTGGAAGATTTACAGTCAGCAAAAGAGGTCACCTCTCTGATCGTGGACGGAAAAAAAGTGGAAATACTGTTGCCTGAAAATGTGAAAATTCGAAAAAATCCTGAGACAAATACCAATCCCGAAGGAGTGATTTTGCTCTCCAATAAGAAAACATTACAAATAACAAGATTATATCCTCAAAATTTGATTTTGGGAATCGGTTGTAAAAAAGATACCAAAGCCATAGAGATTGTAGAAGCCATAGAAACTGTTATGGGAAAACATAATTTAGATATGAGAAGTGTGAAACATATTGCTACAGTAGATGTCAAAAAAGAGGAAGCAGGTTTAATAAGAGCGAGTGAAATGCTCGGAAAAAATTTAGTTATCATTGGAAGAGAAGAGATCAAGAGAGTGCAGCATAGCTTTGAAGGGTCGGATTTTGTAGAAAGGAACATTGGTGTCAGGGCGGTGTCGGAGCCTGTTGCTTATTTATCTTCTTCAAGAACAGGGCATTTCTTGGAGAAAAAAGCAAAGTACAAGGGAATTACCATTTCTATCTATGAGGAGGAAATCAAGAGTGAATAA
- the cobJ gene encoding precorrin-3B C(17)-methyltransferase, translating into MNKGKIYVVGIGPGNMEDISVRAYRILKEADVISGYTTYVELVRAEFQDKEFCVSGMKREVERCQEVLELASQGKKVALISSGDSGIYGMAGIMLEVAMDSEIEVEVIPGITSTIAGAALVGAPLMHDQVLISLSDLLTDWEVIKRRLEAAGQGDFVISLYNPRSKKRVNQIQEAREILLKYKKLSTPVALLRHIGREGENYDLCTLENFLDYEIDMFTIVLIGNSNSYIKNGKMITPRGYQEKYEY; encoded by the coding sequence GTGAATAAAGGAAAAATTTATGTTGTGGGAATTGGACCCGGAAATATGGAAGATATTAGTGTCAGAGCGTATCGAATTCTCAAAGAAGCAGATGTGATTTCGGGCTATACTACCTATGTAGAGTTGGTTCGAGCAGAGTTTCAAGACAAAGAATTTTGTGTTTCCGGAATGAAACGAGAGGTAGAGCGATGTCAAGAAGTATTGGAGCTTGCAAGTCAAGGGAAAAAAGTTGCTTTAATCAGTAGTGGTGATTCCGGAATTTACGGTATGGCAGGGATTATGCTGGAAGTCGCCATGGATAGTGAAATAGAGGTGGAAGTGATACCGGGAATCACTTCTACAATTGCAGGAGCTGCTTTGGTTGGGGCACCTTTGATGCATGATCAGGTTTTGATTAGTTTAAGTGATTTATTGACGGATTGGGAAGTCATTAAAAGAAGATTGGAAGCAGCCGGTCAGGGAGACTTTGTCATTTCTTTATACAATCCGAGGAGCAAAAAGAGAGTCAATCAGATTCAAGAAGCAAGAGAGATTTTATTGAAATACAAAAAATTGTCTACTCCTGTGGCTTTATTACGTCATATTGGAAGAGAGGGAGAAAACTATGATCTGTGTACCTTGGAAAATTTCTTAGACTATGAGATTGATATGTTTACAATTGTACTGATTGGAAACTCAAATAGTTATATAAAAAATGGAAAAATGATTACCCCAAGGGGATATCAGGAAAAATATGAATATTGA
- the cobK gene encoding precorrin-6A reductase encodes MIWIIGGTKDSRDFLESVSQKRRDIVVSTATVYGGKLLEGLGVEVHTKAMNVIEMKEFVEKFSVTCIVDMSHPYAYEVSQNAIQVAEELKLEYYRFERKLLECFAKNYKIFSSIEEILGYLEQKTGNILVTLGSNLLPKFKLFSRKKDCYFRMLPKWDMVKKAEEQEILPKQILAMQGPFSKEMNVAMIHQYEIQYLITKRSGDTGGEREKREAADETGVEILYLDRPQIIYPSVSEDWKKIEEKLGKKLKRK; translated from the coding sequence ATGATTTGGATCATTGGAGGAACAAAAGATTCCAGAGATTTCTTGGAAAGTGTTTCTCAAAAAAGGAGAGATATTGTGGTGTCCACAGCGACCGTCTATGGGGGAAAATTGCTAGAAGGATTGGGAGTAGAGGTTCATACAAAAGCTATGAATGTTATAGAGATGAAAGAATTTGTAGAAAAATTCTCAGTTACTTGTATTGTCGATATGAGCCATCCCTATGCCTATGAAGTTTCTCAGAATGCAATTCAAGTCGCAGAAGAGCTGAAATTGGAATATTATCGCTTTGAAAGAAAGTTATTGGAATGTTTTGCGAAGAACTACAAAATATTTTCATCCATAGAGGAGATATTGGGATATTTGGAACAGAAAACAGGCAATATATTGGTTACCCTAGGAAGTAATTTATTGCCTAAATTTAAATTGTTTTCGAGAAAAAAAGATTGCTATTTTCGTATGTTACCGAAGTGGGATATGGTAAAAAAGGCGGAAGAGCAGGAGATTCTTCCCAAACAGATTTTGGCTATGCAGGGACCTTTTTCAAAAGAAATGAATGTAGCTATGATTCATCAATATGAGATTCAATATTTGATTACAAAAAGATCAGGAGATACAGGAGGGGAGAGAGAAAAAAGGGAAGCGGCAGATGAAACGGGAGTTGAAATCTTATATTTGGATAGACCTCAAATAATTTATCCCAGTGTTTCGGAGGATTGGAAAAAAATTGAAGAGAAACTTGGAAAGAAATTGAAGAGAAAATAG